Proteins encoded within one genomic window of Episyrphus balteatus chromosome 1, idEpiBalt1.1, whole genome shotgun sequence:
- the LOC129921109 gene encoding ras-specific guanine nucleotide-releasing factor RalGPS1 isoform X2 yields the protein MMRYSEISRDLSSDSLKFVEPHGEEYIYKNLRDESPPSDISTHSGPLLSKSCHHQNQIGGSYIANNRLSYGSSTTPRPRKDKSLPPPSSKDREFERIPSKTINSKGSRRKSSIGSACLNAMSTSPSSGCYYCYGSTPPGKTQSLPLNSSIKNYDSVILSALRVSAEELANQITLLDFPVFAGIQPDELTSCAWTKKDKHIVTPNIVAFTKRFNHTSFWTVQEILSGDLPKQRAEILTHFIKVAKKLYELNNLHSLFAIISAMQSASIYRLKKTWSCLSKKDKQTFDRLADVFSEQKNWANLREYLESLRLPCIPYLGLFLTDLIYIDLAHPHSGGLEPEQRRNKMNNILRVISNYQQSDYTNLVPIESSRKYLQSIRYIEELQNIFEEDQYKKSLNLEPSSSGPSSSSCSSKESFNVDAAAPALACLNLSPAKTMGSVRIANGAKFIPGHRKCRSLGSKFRSTSLPRNFYQKCNCPIMMIAPGIGTISNKRCKCRIFGKISNGHIDGTTNHLTPDPNADHSVLSQPRHLLDDSVLEDGSFAVASAAETTSTESSEGVCHRDPADVSELCSESLSFQGCVRRKTVLKEGRKPAVASWQRYWLQIWASSLVYFPPKSFKGCERSDFKREPCKVCPLDGWCAQVLDNPKHKNSFELFNPAHGTVYRFRTDSPQATHQWTNSICKAAQRNADKPLPTNLMSFE from the exons ATGATGCGCTACTCGGAAATCTCACGAGATCTATCCTCGGATAGTCTTAAATTTGTCGAG CCACATGGAGAAGAATACATTTACAAGAATTTACGTGATGAATCCCCACCGAGCGATATCTCAACTCACAGTGGTCCATTGTTGAGTAAATCATGCCATCATCAAAATCAAATTGGTGGCAGTTATATTGCCAATAATCGTTTGTCATATGGTTCATCGACAACACCACGACCTAGAAAAGACAAAAGCCTACCGCCACCAAGTTCTAAAGATAGAGAATTTGAACGTATTCCTTCGAAGACCATTAATTCAAAGGGTTCGAGGAGGAAAAGTTCAATTGGATCGGCATGTTTGAATGCAATGTCAACTTCTCCTAGCTCAGGGTGCTATTATTGTTATGG atcaacGCCACCTGGTAAGACCCAAAGTCTTCCTCTCAACTCATCAATTAAAAATTACGATTCCGTTATATTGAGCGCTCTCCGCGTCTCAGCCGAAGAATTGGCCAACCAAATCACACTCTTGGACTTCCCCGTATTCGCTGGCATACAACCAGACGAATTGACAAGCTGTGCATGGACAAAAAAGGACAAACACATTGTTACACCGAATATTGTTGCATTTACAAAGCGATTCAATCACACTAGCTTCTGGACTGTCCAGGAGATTTTAAGCGGTGATCTGCCTAAACAGAGAGCCGaaattttaacacattttattaAG GTTGCCAAAAAGCTTTATGAACTCAATAACTTACACTCGCTATTCGCCATCATTTCGGCCATGCAAAGTGCCAGCATTTATCGCCTCAAAAAGACTTGGTCATGTCTCTccaaaaaagacaaacaaacaTTCGATCGATTGGCTGATGTATTCAGTGAACAAAAGAACTGGGCGAATTTGCGCGAATATTTGGAGAGCCTCCGTTTGCCGTGTATCCCATATTTGGGACTCTTCCTAACCGACTTGATTTACATCGATCTGGCACACCCACATTCGGGTGGTCTGGAGCCAGAACAACGACGCAATAAGATGAATAATATCTTAAGAGTGATATCAAATTACCAACAATCGGATTACACAAATCTTGTGCCAATTGAATCCTCACGAAAGTACCTGCAATCGATTAGGTACATTGAAgagttgcaaaatatttttgaagaggATCAATATAA aaaatctcTCAACTTGGAGCCATCCTCTTCGGGGCCAAGTTCATCATCATGCAGCTCGAAAGAGTCATTCAATGTGGATGCAGCAGCACCAGCTCTTGCCTGTTTAAATCTCTCACCCGCCAAAACAATGGGATCCGTACGCATAGCGAACGGAGCTAAATTCATTCCAGGCCATAGGAAATGCCGAAGTTTAGGCTCAAA atttcgCAGCACAAGTTTGCCgcgaaatttttatcaaaagtgCAACTGCCCCATTATGATGATTGCGCCCGGGATTGGTACGATCTCAAATAAGCGATGCAAATGCCG TATCTTCGGCAAAATCTCCAATGGTCATATTGATGGTACTACAAATCACCTTACACCCGATCCAAATGCAGATCACAGTGTACTAAGTCAACCACGACATCTACTCGATGATTCTGTGCTTGAAGATGGTAGTTTTGCTGTTGCTTCGGCTGCCGAAACAACATCAACTGAAAGCTCCGAAGGAGTCTGTCATCGTGATCCGGCTGATGTGAGTGAGCTATGTTCCGAATCACTAAGCTTCCAAGGTTGTGTTCGAAGGAAGACTGTTCTCAAAGAGGGTCGTAAGCCAGCTGTGGCGTCATGGCAACGTTATTGGCTACAAATCTGGGCCAGTTCGCTTGTTTACTTTCCACCAAAATCATTCAAAGGATGCGAACGATCTGATTTCAAAAGAGAGCCATGTAAAGTTTGTCCTTTAGATGGATGGTGTGCACAGGTGCTGGATAATCCCaaacataaaaattcatttgaattatTCAATCCAGCACATGGAACAGTCTACAGATTCCGTACGGATAGTCCACAAGCAACACATCAATGGACTAATTCGATATGTAAAGCAGCGCAACGCAATGCTGACAAACCTCTTCCAACAAATCTCATGTCATTTGAGTAA
- the LOC129921109 gene encoding ras-specific guanine nucleotide-releasing factor RalGPS1 isoform X3, giving the protein MMRYSEISRDLSSDSLKFVEQPHGEEYIYKNLRDESPPSDISTHSGPLLSKSCHHQNQIGGSYIANNRLSYGSSTTPRPRKDKSLPPPSSKDREFERIPSKTINSKGSRRKSSIGSACLNAMSTSPSSGCYYCYGSTPPGKTQSLPLNSSIKNYDSVILSALRVSAEELANQITLLDFPVFAGIQPDELTSCAWTKKDKHIVTPNIVAFTKRFNHTSFWTVQEILSGDLPKQRAEILTHFIKVAKKLYELNNLHSLFAIISAMQSASIYRLKKTWSCLSKKDKQTFDRLADVFSEQKNWANLREYLESLRLPCIPYLGLFLTDLIYIDLAHPHSGGLEPEQRRNKMNNILRVISNYQQSDYTNLVPIESSRKYLQSIRYIEELQNIFEEDQYKKSLNLEPSSSGPSSSSCSSKESFNVDAAAPALACLNLSPAKTMGSVRIANGAKFIPGHRKCRSLGSNIFGKISNGHIDGTTNHLTPDPNADHSVLSQPRHLLDDSVLEDGSFAVASAAETTSTESSEGVCHRDPADVSELCSESLSFQGCVRRKTVLKEGRKPAVASWQRYWLQIWASSLVYFPPKSFKGCERSDFKREPCKVCPLDGWCAQVLDNPKHKNSFELFNPAHGTVYRFRTDSPQATHQWTNSICKAAQRNADKPLPTNLMSFE; this is encoded by the exons ATGATGCGCTACTCGGAAATCTCACGAGATCTATCCTCGGATAGTCTTAAATTTGTCGAG CAGCCACATGGAGAAGAATACATTTACAAGAATTTACGTGATGAATCCCCACCGAGCGATATCTCAACTCACAGTGGTCCATTGTTGAGTAAATCATGCCATCATCAAAATCAAATTGGTGGCAGTTATATTGCCAATAATCGTTTGTCATATGGTTCATCGACAACACCACGACCTAGAAAAGACAAAAGCCTACCGCCACCAAGTTCTAAAGATAGAGAATTTGAACGTATTCCTTCGAAGACCATTAATTCAAAGGGTTCGAGGAGGAAAAGTTCAATTGGATCGGCATGTTTGAATGCAATGTCAACTTCTCCTAGCTCAGGGTGCTATTATTGTTATGG atcaacGCCACCTGGTAAGACCCAAAGTCTTCCTCTCAACTCATCAATTAAAAATTACGATTCCGTTATATTGAGCGCTCTCCGCGTCTCAGCCGAAGAATTGGCCAACCAAATCACACTCTTGGACTTCCCCGTATTCGCTGGCATACAACCAGACGAATTGACAAGCTGTGCATGGACAAAAAAGGACAAACACATTGTTACACCGAATATTGTTGCATTTACAAAGCGATTCAATCACACTAGCTTCTGGACTGTCCAGGAGATTTTAAGCGGTGATCTGCCTAAACAGAGAGCCGaaattttaacacattttattaAG GTTGCCAAAAAGCTTTATGAACTCAATAACTTACACTCGCTATTCGCCATCATTTCGGCCATGCAAAGTGCCAGCATTTATCGCCTCAAAAAGACTTGGTCATGTCTCTccaaaaaagacaaacaaacaTTCGATCGATTGGCTGATGTATTCAGTGAACAAAAGAACTGGGCGAATTTGCGCGAATATTTGGAGAGCCTCCGTTTGCCGTGTATCCCATATTTGGGACTCTTCCTAACCGACTTGATTTACATCGATCTGGCACACCCACATTCGGGTGGTCTGGAGCCAGAACAACGACGCAATAAGATGAATAATATCTTAAGAGTGATATCAAATTACCAACAATCGGATTACACAAATCTTGTGCCAATTGAATCCTCACGAAAGTACCTGCAATCGATTAGGTACATTGAAgagttgcaaaatatttttgaagaggATCAATATAA aaaatctcTCAACTTGGAGCCATCCTCTTCGGGGCCAAGTTCATCATCATGCAGCTCGAAAGAGTCATTCAATGTGGATGCAGCAGCACCAGCTCTTGCCTGTTTAAATCTCTCACCCGCCAAAACAATGGGATCCGTACGCATAGCGAACGGAGCTAAATTCATTCCAGGCCATAGGAAATGCCGAAGTTTAGGCTCAAA TATCTTCGGCAAAATCTCCAATGGTCATATTGATGGTACTACAAATCACCTTACACCCGATCCAAATGCAGATCACAGTGTACTAAGTCAACCACGACATCTACTCGATGATTCTGTGCTTGAAGATGGTAGTTTTGCTGTTGCTTCGGCTGCCGAAACAACATCAACTGAAAGCTCCGAAGGAGTCTGTCATCGTGATCCGGCTGATGTGAGTGAGCTATGTTCCGAATCACTAAGCTTCCAAGGTTGTGTTCGAAGGAAGACTGTTCTCAAAGAGGGTCGTAAGCCAGCTGTGGCGTCATGGCAACGTTATTGGCTACAAATCTGGGCCAGTTCGCTTGTTTACTTTCCACCAAAATCATTCAAAGGATGCGAACGATCTGATTTCAAAAGAGAGCCATGTAAAGTTTGTCCTTTAGATGGATGGTGTGCACAGGTGCTGGATAATCCCaaacataaaaattcatttgaattatTCAATCCAGCACATGGAACAGTCTACAGATTCCGTACGGATAGTCCACAAGCAACACATCAATGGACTAATTCGATATGTAAAGCAGCGCAACGCAATGCTGACAAACCTCTTCCAACAAATCTCATGTCATTTGAGTAA
- the LOC129921109 gene encoding ras-specific guanine nucleotide-releasing factor RalGPS1 isoform X1 produces the protein MMRYSEISRDLSSDSLKFVEQPHGEEYIYKNLRDESPPSDISTHSGPLLSKSCHHQNQIGGSYIANNRLSYGSSTTPRPRKDKSLPPPSSKDREFERIPSKTINSKGSRRKSSIGSACLNAMSTSPSSGCYYCYGSTPPGKTQSLPLNSSIKNYDSVILSALRVSAEELANQITLLDFPVFAGIQPDELTSCAWTKKDKHIVTPNIVAFTKRFNHTSFWTVQEILSGDLPKQRAEILTHFIKVAKKLYELNNLHSLFAIISAMQSASIYRLKKTWSCLSKKDKQTFDRLADVFSEQKNWANLREYLESLRLPCIPYLGLFLTDLIYIDLAHPHSGGLEPEQRRNKMNNILRVISNYQQSDYTNLVPIESSRKYLQSIRYIEELQNIFEEDQYKKSLNLEPSSSGPSSSSCSSKESFNVDAAAPALACLNLSPAKTMGSVRIANGAKFIPGHRKCRSLGSKFRSTSLPRNFYQKCNCPIMMIAPGIGTISNKRCKCRIFGKISNGHIDGTTNHLTPDPNADHSVLSQPRHLLDDSVLEDGSFAVASAAETTSTESSEGVCHRDPADVSELCSESLSFQGCVRRKTVLKEGRKPAVASWQRYWLQIWASSLVYFPPKSFKGCERSDFKREPCKVCPLDGWCAQVLDNPKHKNSFELFNPAHGTVYRFRTDSPQATHQWTNSICKAAQRNADKPLPTNLMSFE, from the exons ATGATGCGCTACTCGGAAATCTCACGAGATCTATCCTCGGATAGTCTTAAATTTGTCGAG CAGCCACATGGAGAAGAATACATTTACAAGAATTTACGTGATGAATCCCCACCGAGCGATATCTCAACTCACAGTGGTCCATTGTTGAGTAAATCATGCCATCATCAAAATCAAATTGGTGGCAGTTATATTGCCAATAATCGTTTGTCATATGGTTCATCGACAACACCACGACCTAGAAAAGACAAAAGCCTACCGCCACCAAGTTCTAAAGATAGAGAATTTGAACGTATTCCTTCGAAGACCATTAATTCAAAGGGTTCGAGGAGGAAAAGTTCAATTGGATCGGCATGTTTGAATGCAATGTCAACTTCTCCTAGCTCAGGGTGCTATTATTGTTATGG atcaacGCCACCTGGTAAGACCCAAAGTCTTCCTCTCAACTCATCAATTAAAAATTACGATTCCGTTATATTGAGCGCTCTCCGCGTCTCAGCCGAAGAATTGGCCAACCAAATCACACTCTTGGACTTCCCCGTATTCGCTGGCATACAACCAGACGAATTGACAAGCTGTGCATGGACAAAAAAGGACAAACACATTGTTACACCGAATATTGTTGCATTTACAAAGCGATTCAATCACACTAGCTTCTGGACTGTCCAGGAGATTTTAAGCGGTGATCTGCCTAAACAGAGAGCCGaaattttaacacattttattaAG GTTGCCAAAAAGCTTTATGAACTCAATAACTTACACTCGCTATTCGCCATCATTTCGGCCATGCAAAGTGCCAGCATTTATCGCCTCAAAAAGACTTGGTCATGTCTCTccaaaaaagacaaacaaacaTTCGATCGATTGGCTGATGTATTCAGTGAACAAAAGAACTGGGCGAATTTGCGCGAATATTTGGAGAGCCTCCGTTTGCCGTGTATCCCATATTTGGGACTCTTCCTAACCGACTTGATTTACATCGATCTGGCACACCCACATTCGGGTGGTCTGGAGCCAGAACAACGACGCAATAAGATGAATAATATCTTAAGAGTGATATCAAATTACCAACAATCGGATTACACAAATCTTGTGCCAATTGAATCCTCACGAAAGTACCTGCAATCGATTAGGTACATTGAAgagttgcaaaatatttttgaagaggATCAATATAA aaaatctcTCAACTTGGAGCCATCCTCTTCGGGGCCAAGTTCATCATCATGCAGCTCGAAAGAGTCATTCAATGTGGATGCAGCAGCACCAGCTCTTGCCTGTTTAAATCTCTCACCCGCCAAAACAATGGGATCCGTACGCATAGCGAACGGAGCTAAATTCATTCCAGGCCATAGGAAATGCCGAAGTTTAGGCTCAAA atttcgCAGCACAAGTTTGCCgcgaaatttttatcaaaagtgCAACTGCCCCATTATGATGATTGCGCCCGGGATTGGTACGATCTCAAATAAGCGATGCAAATGCCG TATCTTCGGCAAAATCTCCAATGGTCATATTGATGGTACTACAAATCACCTTACACCCGATCCAAATGCAGATCACAGTGTACTAAGTCAACCACGACATCTACTCGATGATTCTGTGCTTGAAGATGGTAGTTTTGCTGTTGCTTCGGCTGCCGAAACAACATCAACTGAAAGCTCCGAAGGAGTCTGTCATCGTGATCCGGCTGATGTGAGTGAGCTATGTTCCGAATCACTAAGCTTCCAAGGTTGTGTTCGAAGGAAGACTGTTCTCAAAGAGGGTCGTAAGCCAGCTGTGGCGTCATGGCAACGTTATTGGCTACAAATCTGGGCCAGTTCGCTTGTTTACTTTCCACCAAAATCATTCAAAGGATGCGAACGATCTGATTTCAAAAGAGAGCCATGTAAAGTTTGTCCTTTAGATGGATGGTGTGCACAGGTGCTGGATAATCCCaaacataaaaattcatttgaattatTCAATCCAGCACATGGAACAGTCTACAGATTCCGTACGGATAGTCCACAAGCAACACATCAATGGACTAATTCGATATGTAAAGCAGCGCAACGCAATGCTGACAAACCTCTTCCAACAAATCTCATGTCATTTGAGTAA